caattgttatctaaataaccaaaacaattagttgactaggaaagttatgaaaggcgtcttggggtaccggttttagtaatggaactagttaattaagggaattgaataaagtaacgagcttgacgggtacggggtgagtctttgtttagttctcggttataaatcaacatatttgaattggttcttcaataaaatgcaacctaaataatgtgtgtcatggagtcgaagtggatgatcttctcatcccatttgatttaaaacaattttcttttcgataattTTTTAGGAATTTCTAATTCTtccaatcaactaacttttaatataaaaaccaagacgacgtggtgtctttaaaaaaccaaactcttttaactacttaaaactcgctagctctttgtagtctccgtggaacgaacctttaattactttaatctatattgcatacgaacgggtccactgcccgattgtgtgtggtattcgattcggagtatttttaaggattttaatttaactagattttcacacatcaatatcttttattaatataattttatcgTTAAAAAAATTgctttttcaaaagaaaagtaGTACTTAATATACATTCTTGATCAATCTATCTTTGGGTTAAGCGAATTATAGGCGAAAAATAGAACGATTTGattttatattgatttataatataaactaggtttttgacccgcGCAATATTCGGgctgtataaaaaactatataatacactttatatatgaagaaacaatagcgaacatatttcattataattacgtgatgtgaactatataaatagtttagtaacatataaacatatggttgagcaaatagattcaaccaaaagcttgacaaaatatgaacttaaagagatagaagatttaagctattaagctatactttaaattatcattaagaatttagtaatatgtttttcttctagtaattctagtaatttgccttttgttgccactaaatgatctacatctagaacatgtatcatgtagtcgtcttgttacaacagaactcaaagacatacaATTTGATCCTTAATGTAAAGTGACAATTCCACTATATTTCTCTCCAAAAAAGTTATaagtcacatgaaaaattacaattggctggatatataattcaaagaggataatttgactatgccttatgtgttgaatgttcttcttaacatccaaaaaataaaacagttatattcatttgaaggtgttgctgcgatttttagaaatggattatcaacaccatggtggttttaattgtttttaatctaaTTGACTAATCCAGAAGAGGTAGAATGTGCCGTtctaaaagagaaagaaaaagaaaattaggatgtagaatttggtttaagggtggggtaggtctcggacttcgggtgatttacaattacttgaatttatataactcaattttttttggggttttgctaaacgaaaccctaagggtttttgttaaagtgtattaattagttgtacgtttaccataaaacccattttatttgtacttaccggctattggcaaagaagaaggtatacaccaaggtagtttttatacttaaaagatgatattgtttattaaaacaaaaagtttaaatttggaacatatattcaaggtgtagttaatataatgttaaaatttatgagtttcgatgttatcttttaactaattaaatctactttttacacttaatttgttttatttatttgttttacttttgtatattcatatagttttgaaaacttccatataattatcataagaaaaaaaagaaaaagaactttatgtaatgttgaataaaaaatataatgaaatatcattaggtatagacgtgattttttagttaaagagaaAATATccttttatctaatgagaagatcttagatttctacaatatatttatttatttattaatatatatatatatacaagttcattttttttctaaatatatagtttatttttgaaaaaaaatatggagttgacacataggataaaatcctatgtgacattttttcaatatagttttaaattgtaagagggctttaaaaagcttagttaactacttttttataagagttataaataacaataacataaattgatttatttacatatgGGTTAATATCAACATTAGCTAAAACTTTTATCATTATTACACATAAGCTTTCAATGAAGGCATGAGTAGGCTACACTTTTCTCTTCATTGAGCTCTCTCTTTAAAGCATCCATCTTCTCCCTTGCAAGCACACCTATCTTAAGCCCTACACCATTgcaaatttacaaaaataattgTTACATTTGAAAGTTCTTACATGTTTTAAGTCACAATTTTGGAGGCATGCATTTTAGCAATGGTTCAGTTCTAGTCGCAGTGGCTTATTGGGTTGGAAAGTAGACTTTAAGAACTTCAAAATGGTATAGAAAATTTTTAGGTTTGTCCAAAAAAAGTGGTTCAAAAGTACTCATAAAACAACCGGTCAGGGCTGTCAATAGTTATTTCAACAACTATTTTCTAATTGTTTAAGCAACCAGATGTGTGTCTGGGCAGTTTTTGAAGGCTTGTTACTTTATGTGTCTTTTGTTTTGGTAAAAATCTGAACGTAGGCATGTAAAGTATAATGTTAGGCCTTCTAAAAGATATAACATTTGCTCAAAACGAATATGCATGCCTAAGTGGGTTAAAACTGATTCACTATACAGCCCGTTGGAGCAGTTTGGTAGTAAGCTGATTGAATTTAAAATGGGCATAACTTTGAAATggtaactccgtttttaacaaatgaGTTGTCCACGAAAAGGGGAAGAAATCTACTTTTTAATGGTTACTATGTTGAAGTCTATATCAGATTTAAATTTGACCTATAAGTTATTGCTAAGGCTTTCAAGAGCAAGGCTCCCCTTTGAACGCCAAGTGGGCCCAACAAGAATTAACGCCATTTTTTGCTCGTCGCTTTTCTAATGCCTTTGCTTGTTTTTGTCCAAGAACGCCCCTCGGGGCACTGTTCCGGGCGTTCCTGGGGCGTTCCGAGGGGGAAAAAGTAAAATTGAAGGCGTGTGAAACGCCTTGCTCCGTTCAGTCTAAGTTCATTGTCGTTTTTAGTTAGTTCAAGAGTCGGGACTTGTTTTTTACATATGTCATCATAATAATATGTTATTAAACAatgtttttatagttttatttttttgggagTTTCACATCGTGTCACACTCCTTAGAGAACGATAATAGAATTGActgtatctatactatattataaaaaaaatagtttctaATATATGGAAATGTTGAAATTTGTGTAATATTTACAcatagcaccccttaaaatgtttttatcaacattacccactaaacattaataatttaattacacTATGAATTgtttatctttcaaaatatcCCAATTAACtatttacattaattagttttacatcaataaattacacTACTCAACACCGACTTCGCCACTAACAATCACATCTACCACCACACCGTGGCCACGACAACTACCGTCGCATTGTTTGGATACCATGCTAGTCATTACATTATGTTCATATATTGATGTTCGCACCAATTTCCTACATGTGTCTTGTAAGGACTACTCATACTGCAAGACTTTGATGACTTATTAGCTAACATTGCCGCATAACCTCATTATAATTTCACATTTAGGTTTGCTAATTAATCGAGTTAACCATATCGAAAGGAAGCCAACCGAAATGAGTCTACCCCCTCCAACTGAATTCACGGGACCTACCAAGTTGCGAACCCGAGCCGCGATCTTGAATCGGAGCAAATTGCGATCTTGAAGCGAGCAAAACACAATCAGGTGACTACGATCATACTAGatgtcttttattaatataattttatcgttaaaagaattgatttttcaaaagaaaagtacTACTTAAGTTACATTCTTGATCAATCTTTCTTTGGGTTAAGTGAATTATAGGTGAAGAATAAAACGATTACATTGattttatattgatttataatataaataataataatagaaattgATTTATATACATATGGGTTAATATCAACATTAgctaaaaattttatttttattattatacataagCTTGTCCATGAAGGCATGAGTAGGCCACACTTTTCTCTTCATTCAGCTCTCTCTCTAAAGTATCCATCTTCTCCCTTGCGAGCACACCTATCTTAAGCCCTACACCATTgcaaatttacaaaaataattgTTACATTTGAAAGTTCTTGCATGTTTTAAGTCGCAAAATTGTGATTATACATAAAAACTAGCGTCGTTATGACCGGGGACGGATACACTATGGGGGCGAAAGGGGTCAACTaccccactccaattttggtataatgtaactttttaaaatttaaatgatatatttatagtcttttttaaaagataaggaaaaATAAATAGGCATACATACAAATACGATCTTCGTTgtcataaacattttttttggaAGTGATTGCTCATCGaaatattaattttgagatagatTTTTCCATTGGGATATTAAAAACTTgagttgtttaatttttaatcgAAATAATGaagaaagttataaaaaaaactttctttgtTTAGGTATGTAAAAGTGTAatacattaatataataatcataatagatatgtaggaaatatatatataagctaattatttcataaaaagatatatttttcgGGTTTCATGCATTGTGGtttacgttttcatttaataagaccttgTCCGTTATGTGtggtctatatatataaaaaaaaacttgtagtTTTAAACATGTGTTACACCCGGTGTGAGGATCaaaattcttttgagggtccATTTTCTATTCCCGAGGTAGGAcccaatttttttatattatcggATACGACtcttataaatatgaaaaataactttTGAAATTTCCCCATCATACAAAAATTTCTGGCTCCGTCTCTGATTATGATCAACTTTAGTAGagtctttttacttttattttatcagATGTTTCTTCACATGACTCCTCCAAAACTGTAGGTAAAACTAATAAACTTTGGAGCATACGCACATGACACTATGACATTGATGCTCAGTAAAAACGTACCTTGAACAATAGACCACTCGCCTTTCTCACAAGTGACTGGGAAAGAGTAGATTAAGCCCGGTTGGATACCATATGACCCATCAGAATAAACTCCCATTGACACCCATGTTCCCTATAAACCCAACATAAAATTTAAgagatgacaaaaaaaaaaaaaaggaagaagctGACAAAGATGCCTGACCTTAGGAGTACCAAGAATCCAATCTCTCATATGATCACACACAGCACTTGCTGCAGAAAATGCACTAGACAACCTCCGAGCTTTAATTATTTCTTCGCCTCTATGTTGCACATTTGTGACGAAATCCGTGTTGATCCTGAAATCATAATCAATAAAGTCAAAAGTAGTTAAAATTTTTGTTGGGCTGATTTGGGTTGTGTTTCATCAATGGGTCAACTAAAAAAGTCTAGTTGAAAGGAGCAggttacataaaataaattttatgaaaTTGGTACCAATTTTCATGAGTAGCAAGTTTTGTCACAGATTTAAGTCCAACGCCAGTGTCCACAACAGCATGATTAGCATCTGGATATTGACTTGATGAGTGATGACCCCAAATGATAACATTTTTTACATCCCCAACATGGACATTTAGACTCTCAGCTATTTGGCCCAAAGCACGATTATGATCTAGTCTTGTAAGGGATGTGATATTCTCTTCTGGGATGGAAGGTGCATATTCTTTCAAGATTAGTGCATTTGTATTTGCAGGATTAGCAACCACAAGTACCTGTGTAATTTTCATTTGATTTTTCAAAGGTTAGCTTGAATAACTGAAACCCATCATCACATCCTTTATTTCTTAAATGTAACCAACAAATGGAAACGTTTAGTGGCTTAAACTAGAGATAGCAATCTCGAACCATTTACTATGACTTTGTCAATGTGGGTTATGTTTTTGTCATAACTGGTCAGATAAAATAGCATAGCTAAAAGGGAAACATCTTAAAAGTTGTTCAAAGTGTAATTTTAGCTTACACTTCCATATCgtttttattcaaatatttagactatttgtgtaattatattccaaaagttgtttgatgattGACCCAGCTCGACGTGGTTGCTTTGGGACATGCTAAAAAGGGCACATTTTAACCCAAAATCATTTTGACGTGTTTCCCTAAATGGCCTAATCCATCCATCTTAGAAGCTCTAGCTAAATAACAGTAGATGCACAAACCTTGCAATTGGAATCAGCATGTTGCTCCAAAGCTGAAGCTTGTGCTTTGTATATTCCTACATTCTTAGATATTAGAGCCTTGTTATCGCCTTTCCTACGAGGGAATCCACCAAGCATGATTGCGATTTCAACACCTTTACAAGCTTCATTGACATCAGTTGTGACAAGAACGCCTACAAGATACAAAATGAATCCCCGAACATGTCAAACAACTAAACTACGTATAAACAATGATACATGAAtgctgatttttttttatatcaacctCTGAGAAGTGGAAATGCTCCATCTATTAGTTCCATCTTTACCCCTTCCAAGATTTCAGCAGCAGGCTCGATATCAAGCATGTGCAGAATTATGGGTTGATCTAAACCCAACATGGACCCTCTTGCGATCATTGGAGCTAGAGCATAGCCTATTTGACCTGATACATAATATTTTTGTGTTAAGTACCAAAAGTGCACTGTATTTATCAACAGTTACGAAGTTTAAATTTCTCCAATTAACATCTTGTGGTTGGTCTAGAAAGGGCTTGGAGACGGCTATGAGTTATCCGGTGTAAAAATAATTGCCCAGATAACCGGGTAACCAAACAACTGAACGAAGAAAACCACCTCCGTTTACCCATTTTGTTAAGAAACCATGAATCACAAAATACACTCCCCATAAAGTTTTAGTcaatctatattt
The sequence above is drawn from the Erigeron canadensis isolate Cc75 chromosome 4, C_canadensis_v1, whole genome shotgun sequence genome and encodes:
- the LOC122597992 gene encoding malate dehydrogenase, cytoplasmic-like, whose protein sequence is MENVEVVQKVVILLGCLYLSWKIIRYVWSFMDVEKEPLVVLVTGAAGQIGYALAPMIARGSMLGLDQPIILHMLDIEPAAEILEGVKMELIDGAFPLLRGVLVTTDVNEACKGVEIAIMLGGFPRRKGDNKALISKNVGIYKAQASALEQHADSNCKVLVVANPANTNALILKEYAPSIPEENITSLTRLDHNRALGQIAESLNVHVGDVKNVIIWGHHSSSQYPDANHAVVDTGVGLKSVTKLATHENWINTDFVTNVQHRGEEIIKARRLSSAFSAASAVCDHMRDWILGTPKGTWVSMGVYSDGSYGIQPGLIYSFPVTCEKGEWSIVQGLKIGVLAREKMDTLERELNEEKSVAYSCLHGQAYV